ACACTCCAATGATAGCAGCAATCAAGTATGCATAACTGAAAGTTATTGCCTTCTTTAGAGTCCTTCTCATGTTTTTAAGCCCATGGCTCCCCTCAACGAAGAAGGAAGTGTTTATCGCGTTTGGCACAAACAAGATGAGGTTTCCTATTGAAAACGCCATGTAAAAGTAAGCCGCTTCCTCTTTTCCCAACATGCTCAAGACCAGTGTCGGCATGAGGTAGTTGGGAGCGATATTCGCTATGTTGGCCAAGTAATTGCCCACTGAAAAGTTAAAGGCCCCCCTGATGAACTCCCTATCTATCTTTATCGTCGGGATACCCACCATAACAACGGCGTATCCCACGCCGAGAATAAGCCCTAACCCAAAGGATGAGATTATGCCAAGTACTCCCAGCGAGGTTAAAAACACCAGAAATACAAACCTCCCTGCGAGTAGAAGGTTCTGCAAAAAAGCATGCTCGGCCTGCCTCCGGGCTATTGCATATGTATATAAGACGTTATAAAACGTTCCGATAACTGAAAACAGCACAAAAAGTCCCAGAAAATCCCACCCAAACTCCTTAAATGACTCCGAATTAAGCATAAGTAATCCATAGGCGATCGAGAGGACTACACTTGCTACGCCCGTTACTAGGAGGGCACTACTTACTGCTTTCTCCTTATATTCGGGGTAAAATCTTATTATCGCAAAGTTCATGCCTAACATTGAGAGTTGGAACGTTAGGTTAAGAGCCGAGAC
The Methanomassiliicoccales archaeon genome window above contains:
- a CDS encoding oligosaccharide flippase family protein — translated: MLELLKQEFRNFKSPLYKNSIYISLASLTTAVAGFLFWAIAARLYPAEDVGVASAVVSALNLTFQLSMLGMNFAIIRFYPEYKEKAVSSALLVTGVASVVLSIAYGLLMLNSESFKEFGWDFLGLFVLFSVIGTFYNVLYTYAIARRQAEHAFLQNLLLAGRFVFLVFLTSLGVLGIISSFGLGLILGVGYAVVMVGIPTIKIDREFIRGAFNFSVGNYLANIANIAPNYLMPTLVLSMLGKEEAAYFYMAFSIGNLILFVPNAINTSFFVEGSHGLKNMRRTLKKAITFSYAYLIAAIIGVWSFGGYVLRFFGEGYVGGLPLLRLMAFGGFLVVLVNFALTVLNIQKKVKDIVAINTLKAVLFLGLSYLLVPKMGIMGVGLGWVGSYLGTLGAMGVVFRKEIQKHISCFVPGES